One genomic region from Rubinisphaera margarita encodes:
- a CDS encoding PVC-type heme-binding CxxCH protein produces MNCRGIFWRTSALVLGLLTATATAAEPSFPEVINTQPNGEEPTTPQQAAAAISVPDGFRVTLFAGEPDVSQPISMEMDDRGRVWVAECYTYGGRSYDNSLRDRIVILEDVDGDGEHDKRQVFWDQGNRLTSVLPGTNGCWILNDGTLSWLSDKNGDDRADGEPQVFLEGFDKNEVGHNIVNGLMYGPTGWIYGRHGIQATSVVGRPGATLEEKTSLNCSIWRFHPRDHRFELVTEGTTNPWGLDYNEYGDFFFTNNVIGHAWHAIPGAHFKRMYGADSNPHFYELIDQHADHYHWDATSSKWSDSRDASGVHGELGGGHSHCGGMIYLGDNWPPQYRGQLFMCNTHGRRVNCDAIVRHGAGYRIEHRPDFLFANQPWFRGVGVMYGPDGGVYVSDWTDLGECHDSDGVHRTSGRIYKVTYGRPALKKVPDLAAMSDEELFNLQTHDNDWFCRHARRLLSDRYPNLNDSLDLTQLLPEKLTGDTVKDLRLLWTCAAMDWLYSDATLDFLEEEDEYVRSWAIRLIAEDQTTDIEIWKKLIDHARTEQSPYVRLTLSSTVHSMPIDFRLRMAEALLQHDEDTDDHDLRLILWYGIEPAVEKYPGQALDLTRFDTARKLRTFIARRLLHEYATQPEVGPLLVSTLLKTKHQEQLSDLLQGMTAATRGVRQLPAPPGWSTVAAKYGDVPDAEIQASLRELSLVFGDGRAIEELFKIVTNDEATPIDRISALNVLADRQPEGLLPALKKWVNDRVLDAAALTALARFDDAEIPELILSRYGRFRHEARTAAIETLCSRPAYAEALLKGFKNGRLGDAQLSASQARQIAQFEVPELTELLTEVWGTLNQSSAEKQEKIASFREALTEESLAEADLSHGRALFDKTCSTCHKFFGEGKPLAPDLTGGNRKNLDYLLENIVTPSAIVPNQYRMSTFVLNSGRVINGVIRSETGQTVVVQTEKDEIAVPRDEIDLVKPSNLSLMPEGLLDRMSSDQIRDLIAYLQGDGQVEPAGQ; encoded by the coding sequence GTGAACTGTCGAGGCATTTTCTGGCGGACGTCTGCACTGGTTCTTGGTCTTCTGACTGCGACCGCCACCGCAGCCGAGCCGAGCTTTCCTGAGGTCATCAATACGCAACCGAATGGCGAAGAGCCGACAACGCCTCAACAGGCGGCGGCTGCGATCTCTGTTCCCGACGGTTTCCGCGTGACGCTGTTTGCCGGCGAGCCGGATGTTTCGCAGCCGATCTCGATGGAGATGGATGATCGCGGCCGCGTCTGGGTAGCTGAGTGCTACACGTATGGCGGACGCTCTTACGACAACAGCCTGCGGGACCGCATTGTTATTCTGGAAGATGTCGATGGCGACGGCGAGCACGACAAGCGGCAGGTCTTCTGGGATCAGGGGAACCGCCTCACCAGTGTTCTTCCCGGCACGAACGGCTGCTGGATTCTCAACGACGGCACGTTGTCCTGGCTTTCCGATAAAAATGGCGATGATCGCGCAGACGGCGAGCCGCAGGTGTTTCTGGAAGGCTTCGATAAGAACGAGGTGGGACACAACATCGTCAACGGGCTGATGTATGGTCCAACCGGCTGGATCTACGGCCGGCACGGCATTCAGGCGACCTCCGTGGTGGGGCGTCCCGGTGCGACGTTGGAAGAGAAGACGAGTCTCAACTGTTCGATCTGGCGATTTCATCCGCGAGACCATCGCTTTGAACTGGTCACCGAAGGAACGACCAACCCGTGGGGACTCGATTACAACGAGTACGGCGATTTCTTCTTCACCAACAACGTCATCGGGCATGCGTGGCATGCGATCCCCGGGGCTCACTTCAAGCGGATGTATGGAGCCGATTCGAATCCGCACTTCTATGAGCTCATCGACCAGCACGCCGACCATTACCACTGGGATGCGACTTCGTCGAAGTGGTCCGACAGTCGGGATGCCTCGGGTGTTCACGGCGAACTCGGAGGCGGGCATTCGCATTGCGGCGGGATGATCTACCTCGGCGACAACTGGCCGCCGCAGTATCGGGGTCAGCTTTTCATGTGCAATACCCATGGGCGCCGCGTGAACTGCGATGCGATAGTGAGGCATGGAGCCGGCTACAGGATCGAGCATCGGCCCGACTTTCTGTTCGCCAACCAGCCGTGGTTTCGAGGTGTGGGGGTGATGTATGGACCGGACGGCGGAGTCTACGTGAGTGACTGGACCGATCTCGGCGAATGTCACGACAGCGACGGCGTGCACCGGACATCGGGCCGCATCTACAAGGTGACTTACGGTCGCCCCGCCTTGAAGAAAGTTCCGGACCTCGCGGCGATGAGCGATGAAGAGCTGTTCAACCTGCAGACGCACGACAACGACTGGTTCTGCCGACACGCCCGCCGCCTTCTGAGTGATCGATATCCTAATCTGAACGACTCACTGGACCTCACCCAGCTTCTGCCGGAGAAGCTCACTGGAGATACGGTCAAAGATCTGCGTCTGCTCTGGACATGTGCGGCGATGGATTGGTTGTATTCCGACGCAACGCTTGATTTTCTTGAAGAAGAGGATGAATACGTTCGCTCGTGGGCCATTCGTCTGATCGCCGAGGATCAGACGACGGATATTGAGATCTGGAAGAAACTGATTGACCACGCCAGGACAGAACAGTCGCCCTATGTGCGGCTGACGCTGTCCTCGACAGTGCATTCCATGCCGATCGATTTCCGCCTGCGGATGGCGGAGGCCCTGTTGCAGCACGACGAAGATACCGACGATCATGATCTGCGGTTGATTCTCTGGTATGGCATCGAACCGGCTGTGGAGAAGTATCCCGGGCAGGCGCTCGATCTGACGCGGTTCGACACCGCTCGAAAACTCCGAACATTTATCGCCCGCCGATTGCTTCACGAGTATGCGACACAGCCGGAAGTCGGACCGCTGCTGGTCTCCACGCTGCTGAAAACGAAACATCAGGAACAGCTTTCCGATCTGCTGCAGGGGATGACAGCTGCCACGCGCGGCGTAAGGCAACTTCCTGCGCCGCCCGGCTGGTCGACTGTCGCCGCGAAGTACGGAGATGTGCCTGATGCGGAGATTCAGGCCTCATTGCGGGAGCTGTCGCTGGTCTTTGGTGATGGTCGGGCAATTGAAGAACTCTTCAAGATTGTGACGAACGACGAGGCGACTCCGATCGATCGGATCAGTGCGTTAAATGTTCTGGCGGATCGGCAGCCTGAAGGACTTCTCCCGGCCCTGAAGAAATGGGTCAACGACCGTGTGCTCGATGCCGCCGCGCTGACAGCACTGGCTCGCTTCGACGACGCGGAGATTCCTGAACTGATTCTGAGTCGATATGGACGGTTCCGGCATGAGGCCCGGACGGCGGCGATTGAGACGCTCTGTTCACGCCCGGCTTATGCGGAAGCGCTTCTCAAGGGATTCAAGAACGGTCGACTGGGAGACGCGCAACTGAGTGCTTCGCAGGCCCGACAGATCGCCCAGTTCGAGGTACCGGAACTGACAGAGCTGCTGACGGAAGTCTGGGGCACGTTGAATCAGTCTTCGGCCGAAAAGCAGGAGAAGATCGCGTCGTTTCGTGAGGCTCTGACCGAAGAGTCTCTGGCCGAGGCCGATCTGAGTCACGGTCGGGCACTGTTCGACAAGACCTGCTCAACGTGTCACAAGTTCTTCGGAGAAGGCAAACCACTGGCTCCGGATCTGACGGGAGGGAACCGCAAGAACCTCGATTACCTGCTGGAGAACATCGTCACACCTTCTGCGATCGTACCGAATCAATATCGGATGTCGACGTTCGTGCTGAATTCCGGTCGGGTCATTAATGGTGTCATCAGGAGTGAGACCGGGCAGACGGTGGTCGTTCAGACTGAGAAGGACGAAATCGCGGTCCCGCGGGATGAGATCGATCTGGTGAAGCCGTCGAATCTGTCATTGATGCCGGAAGGTCTGCTCGATCGGATGTCGAGCGACCAGATTCGCGATCTAATCGCCTATCTGCAGGGAGACGGGCAGGTCGAACCGGCTGGTCAATAG
- a CDS encoding ribonuclease D — protein MSQLLITRQPEFDELCEHLKSSGEVAFDTEFVSEHTYRPQLCLLQFATKERQVAVDPLAGLDLTPWWEIMTDKETRVIVHGGREEILFCWFAAEKPPQNLVDVQIVQGLLSRGYPLSHSALVQKVMQKRIHGKETRTDWAKRPLTDKQIEYAVEDVRHLIEIAAKQRRRLKSLKRTAWANQECEAFIDGLVEAQRTRPDAWVRLPKIGRLSRQDLGVARELFRWREQTAENLNRPLRTILRDDLLVDLAHRQPKSEAEVLSTRDMQRGNYRRYASELLEVIQNATKLSPSELPEKLAQNSDDHSKQEEHVLGKLLAIALANCCAEADVSPAIVATATDLREFVRWHLGGQKSDEPKLATGWRYDLCGEMLENLLDGRISLRVADPNSDHPLVFESLSESTGQEQ, from the coding sequence ATGTCACAACTTCTGATCACGCGTCAGCCCGAATTCGACGAACTCTGCGAGCACCTCAAGTCCAGTGGTGAAGTCGCATTCGATACCGAATTCGTTTCCGAACATACCTATCGGCCTCAGCTGTGCCTGCTGCAGTTCGCGACGAAAGAACGGCAGGTCGCCGTCGACCCGCTGGCCGGTCTCGATCTGACTCCCTGGTGGGAGATCATGACCGACAAGGAAACGCGGGTCATTGTCCACGGCGGCCGGGAAGAGATCCTCTTCTGCTGGTTCGCCGCGGAGAAGCCCCCGCAGAACCTGGTCGACGTGCAGATCGTGCAGGGCCTCCTGAGCCGGGGCTATCCACTGTCACATTCCGCTCTCGTGCAGAAGGTGATGCAGAAGCGGATTCACGGCAAGGAAACGCGAACAGACTGGGCCAAACGCCCGCTCACTGACAAGCAGATTGAATACGCCGTGGAGGATGTCCGGCATCTGATCGAGATCGCTGCCAAGCAGCGCCGCCGGCTCAAATCGCTGAAGCGGACGGCCTGGGCGAATCAGGAATGCGAGGCCTTCATCGACGGACTCGTCGAAGCACAGCGAACCCGCCCGGATGCCTGGGTTCGGCTCCCGAAGATCGGCCGGCTCTCGCGACAGGACCTTGGCGTGGCTCGCGAACTGTTCCGCTGGAGGGAGCAGACAGCTGAGAATCTGAATCGACCACTGCGAACGATTCTTCGCGATGACCTGCTTGTCGACCTGGCGCATCGGCAGCCGAAATCGGAGGCGGAAGTCCTCTCGACCCGCGACATGCAACGAGGCAATTATCGACGGTATGCCTCTGAGTTGCTCGAAGTGATTCAGAACGCCACCAAACTCTCTCCGTCCGAGTTGCCCGAAAAGCTCGCGCAGAACAGCGACGATCACTCCAAGCAGGAAGAGCATGTGCTCGGCAAGCTGCTCGCCATCGCGCTGGCCAACTGCTGTGCGGAAGCGGATGTCTCGCCGGCCATCGTGGCGACGGCGACCGATCTGCGGGAATTCGTTCGCTGGCATCTGGGGGGGCAGAAATCGGATGAGCCGAAGCTTGCCACCGGCTGGCGATACGACCTCTGCGGAGAAATGCTTGAGAATCTGCTCGACGGCCGCATCTCACTGCGAGTCGCCGATCCCAATTCCGATCACCCGCTCGTGTTCGAATCGCTTTCCGAATCGACCGGGCAGGAACAGTAA
- the nhaA gene encoding Na+/H+ antiporter NhaA yields the protein MERSLDPQAEPSLPKEPVHRFLKPLSRFLHVEASSGIVLLLCAVIALVAANSGVADQYLGFWKMHVGLTIGDFTLDHSLKHWINDGLMAIFFFVIGLEVKREIVMGELQDFRRAALPLVAALGGMVVPAGIFIAMQAGSPGQRGWGVPMATDIAFVVGCMAVLGRRVPAALRIILLSLAIVDDIGAIFVIAFGYTETIHWSWLILGLIGIGVVVLLQRLGVRSIGMYTLVGVLIWLGFHESGIHATIAGVALGLLTPARAYLERGIGGTLMHMASDVVHGEDWEADSHRAKTVSKYRWLSRETISPLEYLIYVLHPWVAFVIMPLFALANAGVVLSLADIASSVSVAVIAGLVIGKPVGILLCSWVAVKLGIARLPADITWRHLAGGGFLAGIGFTMALFITSLAFADADLLRATKVGVLVGSLISAVVGMVILATAPVNNEEKLSTGMESANV from the coding sequence ATGGAGCGATCACTGGACCCTCAAGCCGAGCCCTCTCTGCCGAAGGAACCAGTTCACAGGTTTCTGAAACCGCTCAGCCGATTTTTACATGTCGAAGCCTCCAGCGGGATCGTCCTGCTGCTGTGTGCCGTGATCGCTCTGGTTGCGGCAAATTCCGGGGTGGCCGATCAGTATCTCGGCTTCTGGAAAATGCACGTCGGGCTGACGATTGGGGACTTTACGCTCGATCATTCGCTCAAGCACTGGATCAACGATGGCCTGATGGCGATCTTCTTTTTTGTGATTGGTCTCGAGGTGAAACGCGAGATCGTGATGGGGGAACTCCAGGACTTCCGACGGGCGGCACTCCCGCTGGTCGCAGCGCTGGGCGGCATGGTCGTTCCGGCCGGGATTTTCATCGCGATGCAGGCCGGTTCACCCGGTCAACGGGGCTGGGGGGTGCCGATGGCGACCGACATCGCGTTTGTCGTCGGTTGCATGGCGGTGCTCGGTCGGCGGGTGCCGGCAGCGCTGCGGATCATTCTGCTTTCGCTGGCGATCGTCGATGATATCGGTGCGATTTTCGTGATTGCTTTCGGCTACACCGAGACGATTCACTGGTCGTGGCTTATTCTCGGACTGATCGGAATCGGCGTCGTCGTTCTGTTGCAACGATTAGGGGTCCGCAGCATCGGCATGTATACGCTGGTCGGGGTGCTGATCTGGCTCGGATTCCATGAGTCGGGAATTCACGCCACGATCGCCGGCGTCGCTCTCGGCCTGCTCACTCCTGCCCGGGCGTATCTGGAACGGGGAATCGGCGGGACGCTGATGCATATGGCAAGCGATGTGGTTCACGGTGAGGATTGGGAAGCGGACAGTCATCGGGCGAAAACGGTTTCGAAGTACCGCTGGCTGTCGCGGGAAACGATCTCGCCGCTGGAGTACCTCATTTACGTGCTGCACCCCTGGGTCGCCTTCGTCATCATGCCGCTGTTCGCGCTGGCGAACGCCGGTGTCGTTCTGAGTCTGGCTGATATCGCCTCGTCGGTTTCGGTCGCTGTCATCGCCGGTCTGGTAATCGGCAAACCGGTCGGCATTCTGCTGTGCAGTTGGGTGGCGGTGAAGCTCGGAATTGCCCGTCTTCCAGCCGATATCACATGGCGGCATCTCGCCGGAGGCGGGTTTCTGGCGGGAATCGGCTTCACCATGGCTTTGTTCATCACGAGCCTGGCTTTCGCCGACGCCGATCTGCTGCGGGCGACCAAAGTAGGTGTACTCGTCGGTTCGTTGATCAGCGCAGTCGTTGGCATGGTCATTCTCGCCACGGCTCCCGTGAACAACGAGGAGAAACTGTCAACCGGAATGGAGTCGGCGAACGTCTGA
- a CDS encoding HisA/HisF-related TIM barrel protein, which translates to MKIIPVLDVLNGQTVHAVGGLRSTYQPLKTKYCQSSCPLELTRVLNGHFGFQDWYIADLDGIVHRRWNVPLLTRLEPSLGTFRIDAGIQQIEDCFELGPLLCQSRCIVSTESLADQSVFDALVCMCDPASLVFSLDLVDSLLNSPDQAWGSQDALEIVGYVADRGVQEVIVIDLAYVGRDRGPGTLELCSAIRREYPQLKILTGGGVRTLEHLDAVERSGVDAVLVGTALHHGLLTEAVIERYCSCPVDSESDSNTSG; encoded by the coding sequence ATGAAAATCATTCCCGTTCTCGATGTTCTCAATGGTCAGACCGTTCACGCCGTGGGCGGACTGCGGAGCACCTACCAGCCACTGAAGACGAAGTACTGCCAGTCCTCGTGTCCTCTGGAGTTGACTCGCGTTCTGAACGGTCACTTCGGATTTCAGGACTGGTACATCGCCGATCTGGACGGCATCGTCCATCGACGCTGGAATGTCCCGCTGCTCACCCGGCTTGAACCGTCGCTGGGCACATTCCGAATTGACGCTGGCATTCAGCAGATCGAAGACTGCTTCGAACTCGGCCCCCTGCTCTGTCAGTCACGGTGCATCGTTTCGACCGAATCGCTGGCCGATCAATCGGTATTCGATGCGCTGGTCTGCATGTGTGATCCCGCTTCGCTCGTCTTCAGTCTCGATCTGGTCGACAGCCTGCTCAACTCGCCCGATCAGGCGTGGGGAAGTCAGGATGCTCTGGAGATTGTCGGCTATGTCGCCGACCGGGGCGTGCAGGAAGTGATCGTGATTGACCTGGCTTATGTCGGACGGGATCGCGGGCCGGGCACGCTGGAACTCTGCTCGGCCATTCGGCGAGAGTATCCGCAGTTGAAGATTCTGACCGGGGGCGGTGTCCGCACTCTGGAACATCTGGATGCGGTGGAGCGGTCGGGAGTGGATGCCGTGCTCGTCGGGACGGCTCTGCATCACGGCTTGCTGACCGAAGCCGTCATCGAACGTTACTGTTCCTGCCCGGTCGATTCGGAAAGCGATTCGAACACGAGCGGGTGA
- a CDS encoding AAA family ATPase: MNETRPGGLLTPEEVTAAREVIDRLLDGLGRAILGQEQLLRLAVTCILARGHLLLEGLPGLGKTELVKSLSTLMHLSFRRVQFTPDLLPGDIVGSPILEERDGTRRLVFHKGPIFANLLLADEINRATPKTQSALLEAMQERRVTVMGETHQLPQPFFVLATQNPIELEGTYPLPEAQLDRFTFKISVEGIGAETLQQIITKRRHGEPPQLEPVVSGDDLAHLFEQVDRVHLPEAVANYIARLVSATHSRYEDSPEFVKQFVRFGASPRAAIALANTSRAAALIAGKPNVGFDEVKFVASSVLSHRVILDYAARMDGWDNISLIRELVQTVPQVGREIPADVRV; this comes from the coding sequence ATGAACGAGACACGCCCAGGTGGACTGTTGACGCCGGAAGAAGTTACGGCCGCCCGTGAAGTGATTGATCGTCTGCTCGACGGTCTGGGACGGGCCATTCTGGGACAGGAACAACTGCTCCGACTTGCCGTCACCTGCATTCTGGCCCGGGGGCATCTGCTGCTGGAAGGCTTGCCGGGACTTGGAAAAACTGAGCTCGTCAAATCGCTCTCAACGCTGATGCATCTCTCGTTTCGCCGTGTGCAGTTCACTCCCGATCTACTGCCTGGTGACATCGTCGGTTCCCCGATTCTCGAAGAACGGGACGGCACCCGCCGGCTCGTCTTTCACAAGGGACCGATTTTCGCAAATCTGCTGCTGGCCGATGAAATCAACCGCGCCACGCCGAAGACCCAGTCGGCTCTGCTCGAAGCGATGCAGGAACGCCGCGTCACGGTGATGGGCGAAACGCACCAGTTGCCGCAGCCGTTCTTCGTTCTGGCGACGCAGAACCCGATCGAGCTGGAAGGAACCTATCCACTGCCGGAAGCGCAGCTGGATCGATTCACGTTCAAGATCAGCGTCGAAGGAATCGGCGCGGAAACGCTGCAGCAAATTATCACGAAGCGCCGCCATGGCGAACCGCCTCAGCTCGAGCCGGTTGTCTCGGGTGATGATCTGGCGCATCTGTTTGAACAGGTTGACCGGGTGCATCTGCCGGAAGCGGTCGCCAACTACATCGCCCGGCTCGTTTCCGCGACCCATTCGCGGTATGAGGACTCGCCGGAGTTCGTTAAGCAGTTTGTCCGCTTCGGGGCTTCGCCTCGCGCGGCGATCGCTCTGGCCAATACGTCCCGGGCAGCCGCTTTAATTGCCGGCAAGCCGAATGTCGGTTTCGATGAGGTTAAGTTCGTCGCCTCGAGCGTGCTGTCGCATCGCGTGATTCTCGATTATGCCGCCCGAATGGATGGCTGGGACAATATTTCCCTGATCCGGGAACTCGTGCAGACCGTTCCTCAGGTGGGACGCGAAATCCCCGCGGATGTTCGCGTTTAG
- a CDS encoding ABC transporter ATP-binding protein — translation MTDATPDQEKITDEVPSSATDSTADYPVVVSEEINGQLQGEGEQLAAEEIARDRAGEKPTLEIRNLHRFFGKLKAVNNVSFHTYAGQVMGFIGPNGAGKTTTMRIIATLDLPTAGDAFVCGHSVVDDPEKVRRCLGFMPDSFGKYSNMDVVEYLDFFARAYGFRGDQRRDAIDRVLVFTELRKLADKPIRTLSKGMSQRLGLGRTLIHDPQVLILDEPAAGLDPRARVELRELIHLLATEMHKTVLISSHILTELGEICDSAAIIEAGQILTHGTIEDLKRHRSRKSSESGGTPLAVAVTSRSTDLRNWLLEQPFVSHVAPAAHRIVFEFAGDNTERANLLKRMIEKGFAVTEYAGKSETLEDAFMSITEGIVQ, via the coding sequence ATGACCGACGCAACCCCGGACCAGGAGAAGATCACGGACGAAGTCCCGTCTTCCGCCACAGACAGTACGGCGGATTATCCGGTCGTCGTGAGCGAAGAAATCAACGGACAGTTGCAGGGCGAAGGCGAGCAGTTGGCCGCCGAAGAGATCGCTCGTGATCGAGCCGGGGAGAAGCCGACGCTGGAGATCCGCAATCTCCATCGATTCTTCGGAAAGCTGAAGGCAGTCAACAACGTCAGTTTTCACACGTACGCCGGGCAGGTGATGGGGTTCATCGGTCCGAACGGAGCCGGCAAGACAACGACGATGCGGATCATCGCCACGCTCGATCTGCCGACCGCCGGCGACGCGTTTGTCTGCGGGCATTCTGTGGTCGACGATCCTGAGAAGGTCCGACGCTGTCTTGGTTTCATGCCCGACAGTTTCGGGAAGTATTCGAACATGGATGTCGTCGAGTATCTCGACTTCTTCGCTCGGGCTTATGGTTTCAGGGGAGATCAACGCCGCGATGCGATCGATCGCGTACTCGTCTTCACGGAGCTTCGTAAGCTGGCTGACAAACCAATTCGCACGCTCTCCAAAGGGATGTCGCAGCGGCTCGGGTTGGGGCGGACGCTGATTCACGATCCTCAGGTGCTCATTCTCGATGAGCCGGCGGCCGGTCTCGATCCGCGGGCTCGTGTCGAACTGCGGGAACTGATTCATCTGCTCGCAACCGAAATGCACAAGACCGTGCTCATCAGTTCGCACATTCTGACGGAGCTGGGAGAGATCTGCGACTCGGCGGCGATTATCGAAGCCGGCCAGATTCTGACGCACGGCACGATTGAAGATCTGAAACGGCACCGCAGCCGGAAGTCCAGCGAAAGCGGCGGCACTCCCCTCGCAGTGGCGGTGACGTCGCGGTCCACGGATTTGCGGAACTGGCTCCTGGAACAGCCGTTCGTGTCGCATGTCGCCCCGGCCGCTCATCGGATCGTCTTTGAGTTTGCAGGCGACAACACTGAGCGGGCGAATCTGCTGAAGCGAATGATTGAGAAGGGTTTTGCTGTAACCGAGTACGCCGGGAAATCGGAAACGCTGGAAGATGCCTTTATGTCAATCACCGAGGGAATCGTGCAATGA